Proteins encoded in a region of the Blastococcus sp. Marseille-P5729 genome:
- a CDS encoding PH domain-containing protein yields MPATIDRSQQVIARGLGDPAPYLLPEETVVVGVRRHIMVMAAAFLETLGFIAGAFMIQLLVPYVPTVEAITLLIVLGALVRLAYLVLEWRMERFVITTQRALLVHGVITRHVAAMPLRKVTDLTFEKPLIGQIFGYGTFVVESAGQDQAMSRIEFLPHANRLYLKVSDLLFGGSSPVIEPDLLTDPPVDHPQGDLDDLARTDPDLGTRLAGMDLEPFPPEDGPVTGRLVVPAGPHADSIIHEPSDAGRRLKQRLAGVNGRGTRRAGAPPADGPIRDHRPL; encoded by the coding sequence ATGCCGGCCACCATCGACCGCAGCCAGCAGGTGATCGCGCGGGGTCTGGGCGACCCCGCGCCCTATCTGCTGCCTGAGGAGACCGTCGTCGTCGGCGTCCGTAGACACATCATGGTGATGGCCGCGGCGTTCCTGGAGACTCTGGGCTTCATTGCGGGCGCCTTCATGATCCAGCTGCTCGTGCCGTACGTGCCGACCGTAGAGGCGATCACCCTGCTGATCGTGCTCGGTGCGCTCGTGCGGCTGGCGTACCTGGTTCTCGAGTGGCGGATGGAACGGTTCGTCATCACCACCCAACGCGCGCTGCTGGTCCACGGCGTCATCACCCGCCACGTCGCCGCGATGCCGCTGCGCAAGGTCACCGACCTCACCTTCGAGAAGCCGCTCATCGGGCAGATCTTCGGCTACGGGACCTTCGTGGTGGAATCGGCCGGTCAGGACCAGGCGATGTCGCGCATCGAGTTCCTACCGCATGCCAACCGGCTGTACCTGAAGGTCTCGGACCTGCTGTTCGGCGGATCCAGCCCGGTCATCGAGCCGGATCTGCTGACCGACCCGCCGGTCGACCATCCTCAGGGCGACCTGGACGACCTCGCCCGGACCGACCCCGACCTGGGGACCCGGCTCGCCGGGATGGACCTCGAACCCTTTCCGCCCGAGGACGGGCCGGTGACGGGCCGGCTCGTCGTACCAGCCGGCCCGCACGCCGACAGCATCATCCACGAGCCGTCGGACGCCGGACGCCGCCTCAAGCAGCGGCTCGCGGGTGTGAACGGCCGCGGCACGAGACGGGCTGGCGCACCGCCAGCGGACGGTCCGATCCGCGACCACCGACCGCTCTGA